From Halorubrum salinarum, the proteins below share one genomic window:
- a CDS encoding chemotaxis protein CheA — MDSHRAAFVAEAEDGITDLNNALLALEADPEDAEAMDDVFRVAHTLKGNAAAMGYEDVSDFGHALEDLLDAVRQGEREVTPELMDLLFEGVDAVEAMVEEIADTGEVSTDPSDLESRLREMEEHGTVGGGDGADAGSEEAAEADAEDADAEEPDDGDAGGDADDAPDVSVPEPPAGAADLPGPVAYADVTIGDAQMPGVDAALVLQALDEQFDGHATDPSPEALEDGEYDESFDAFVGGADPDVVAEGLRALTQVESVAAVAVGDSGDAGGEEPASPDAGADDVAEDDTAADDDAPADDPAEDDAAADPTPAEGADEASPDEEADGADDRSDDGDDSGSAGGSDSKSGDEIKSIRVDVDQVDELYGLVEQLVTSRIKLRREIEGTDAESDALDELDKLASSLQDTAMDMRLIPFSQVSDSFPRLVRDISRDLDKRIDFEIEGDDVELDRTILTEMRDPLVHVLRNAVDHGIESPEEREAAGKDPTGHVELTAERERDHVIIEVSDDGSGLDPDQLRDKAVDEGVKSREAVEAMEDDEVYDLVFHPGFSTAEEVTDVSGRGVGMDVVRTTARDLDGSVSIESEPGEGSTVRFRLPVTVAIVKVMFVDVGGTEYGIPIKSIAEVARADDVEEVHGDEVVRHEDDLYPVIRLNERLGEIDPNAAEPTSTESPAADGGVAVDEPGDDGFVPADPAAADGSDGDLNDDGMLVRIREETRQVALHCDAVLDQEEVVVKPLDGPLSGTPGLSGTAVLGDGDVVAVLDVVSL; from the coding sequence ATGGACTCCCACCGCGCGGCGTTCGTCGCCGAGGCCGAGGACGGCATCACCGACCTTAACAACGCCTTACTCGCCCTGGAGGCCGACCCCGAGGACGCCGAGGCGATGGACGACGTGTTCCGCGTCGCCCACACGCTGAAGGGGAACGCGGCGGCGATGGGATACGAGGACGTCTCCGACTTCGGGCACGCGCTGGAAGACCTGCTGGACGCGGTCCGCCAGGGCGAGCGCGAGGTGACGCCGGAGCTGATGGACCTCCTCTTCGAGGGGGTCGACGCGGTCGAGGCGATGGTCGAGGAGATCGCCGACACCGGCGAGGTGTCGACCGACCCCTCCGACCTCGAATCGCGGCTGCGCGAGATGGAGGAACACGGCACCGTCGGCGGCGGAGACGGCGCCGACGCCGGGAGCGAGGAGGCGGCGGAAGCCGACGCCGAGGACGCCGACGCCGAGGAGCCGGACGACGGCGACGCCGGCGGCGACGCCGACGACGCGCCGGACGTGTCGGTTCCCGAACCGCCCGCGGGCGCGGCCGACCTGCCGGGCCCGGTCGCGTACGCGGACGTGACGATCGGCGACGCCCAGATGCCGGGCGTCGACGCGGCGCTCGTCCTCCAGGCCCTCGACGAGCAGTTCGACGGCCACGCGACCGACCCGTCCCCGGAGGCGCTGGAGGACGGCGAGTACGACGAGTCCTTCGACGCCTTCGTCGGCGGCGCCGACCCCGACGTCGTCGCCGAGGGGCTCCGGGCGCTCACGCAGGTCGAGTCCGTCGCCGCCGTCGCTGTCGGCGACTCGGGCGACGCGGGCGGCGAGGAGCCCGCGTCGCCCGACGCCGGGGCGGACGATGTGGCGGAGGACGACACAGCAGCGGACGACGACGCGCCCGCGGACGACCCGGCGGAAGACGACGCGGCCGCCGACCCGACGCCCGCCGAAGGGGCCGACGAGGCGAGTCCGGACGAGGAAGCCGACGGGGCGGACGACCGGTCCGACGACGGCGACGACTCCGGCTCCGCCGGGGGCTCCGACTCCAAGTCCGGCGACGAGATCAAGTCGATCCGCGTCGACGTCGACCAGGTCGACGAGCTGTACGGCCTCGTCGAGCAGCTGGTGACGAGCCGGATCAAGCTCCGCCGGGAGATAGAGGGGACGGACGCGGAGTCCGACGCCTTAGACGAGCTCGACAAGCTCGCCTCCAGCCTCCAGGACACGGCGATGGACATGCGGCTCATCCCGTTCTCGCAGGTGTCCGACTCGTTCCCGCGGCTCGTGCGCGACATCTCGCGGGACCTCGACAAGCGGATCGACTTCGAGATCGAGGGCGACGACGTGGAGTTAGACCGGACGATCCTCACGGAGATGCGCGACCCGCTCGTCCACGTCCTGCGGAACGCGGTCGACCACGGGATCGAGTCGCCCGAGGAGCGCGAGGCGGCCGGGAAGGACCCGACCGGCCACGTGGAACTCACGGCCGAGCGCGAGCGCGACCACGTGATCATCGAGGTCTCGGACGACGGGAGCGGGCTCGACCCCGACCAGCTCCGCGACAAGGCGGTCGACGAGGGCGTCAAGAGCCGCGAGGCGGTCGAGGCGATGGAGGACGACGAGGTGTACGACCTCGTGTTCCACCCCGGCTTCTCCACCGCGGAGGAGGTCACCGACGTCTCCGGCCGCGGGGTCGGGATGGACGTGGTCCGGACGACCGCCCGCGACCTCGACGGCTCCGTCTCGATCGAGAGCGAGCCGGGCGAGGGGAGCACGGTCCGCTTCCGGCTGCCCGTCACCGTCGCCATCGTGAAGGTGATGTTCGTCGACGTCGGCGGCACGGAGTACGGCATCCCGATCAAGTCGATCGCGGAGGTCGCCCGCGCCGACGACGTCGAGGAGGTCCACGGCGACGAGGTCGTGCGACACGAGGACGACCTCTACCCGGTCATCCGGCTGAACGAGCGGCTCGGCGAGATCGATCCGAACGCGGCCGAGCCGACCTCGACCGAGTCGCCCGCCGCGGACGGCGGCGTCGCGGTCGACGAGCCGGGCGACGACGGGTTCGTCCCGGCCGACCCCGCGGCGGCCGACGGATCGGACGGGGACCTCAACGACGACGGCATGCTCGTCCGCATCCGCGAGGAGACCCGCCAGGTCGCGCTCCACTGCGACGCGGTGTTAGACCAGGAGGAAGTGGTGGTCAAACCCCTCGACGGCCCGCTCTCGGGGACGCCGGGCCTCAGCGGCACGGCCGTCCTCGGCGACGGGGACGTCGTGGCCGTGCTCGACGTGGTGAGCCTATGA
- a CDS encoding CheR family methyltransferase, whose amino-acid sequence MSGSADDGETAFEGVLRQIDDTVPFEPGYYNESYLDRRITARMRRRDTESHAEYERILREDAEERQALMDALTINVTEFFRNPEMWDVLRDVLRERTAEQRRVRVWSAPSADGREPYSVAMLACDDPEIDESRVEVLGSDISEEALDNAREGVYHTTRTTDIAEELEPLSDPDRYVERDGDAFQVRPAVKRLVDFETHDLIRDGARDPFDVVLCRNLLIYIDVDHKAALFDTLEASLADDGVLVLGMTESVPPDRSDRYEPIDKRRRVFGRR is encoded by the coding sequence ATGAGCGGGTCCGCGGACGACGGCGAGACGGCGTTCGAAGGCGTGCTCCGCCAGATCGACGACACGGTCCCGTTCGAGCCGGGGTACTACAACGAGTCGTACCTCGACCGCCGGATCACGGCGCGGATGCGACGCCGCGACACCGAGTCGCACGCCGAGTACGAGCGCATCCTCCGCGAGGACGCCGAGGAGCGGCAGGCGCTGATGGACGCGCTGACGATCAACGTGACGGAGTTCTTCCGCAACCCGGAGATGTGGGACGTGCTCCGCGACGTGCTGCGCGAGCGGACCGCGGAGCAGCGGCGCGTCCGCGTCTGGTCGGCGCCGTCGGCGGACGGCCGCGAGCCGTACTCGGTCGCGATGCTGGCCTGCGACGACCCCGAGATAGACGAGTCGCGCGTGGAGGTGCTCGGCTCCGACATCAGCGAGGAGGCGCTCGACAACGCCCGCGAGGGCGTCTACCACACCACGCGGACGACCGACATCGCCGAGGAGCTCGAACCGCTCTCGGACCCGGATCGCTACGTCGAGCGCGACGGCGATGCGTTTCAGGTGCGCCCCGCCGTCAAGCGGCTCGTCGACTTCGAGACGCACGACCTGATCCGCGACGGCGCCCGCGACCCCTTCGACGTGGTGCTGTGCCGGAACCTGCTCATCTACATCGACGTCGACCACAAGGCCGCCCTCTTCGACACGCTGGAGGCGTCGCTCGCCGACGACGGCGTCCTCGTGTTGGGGATGACCGAGAGCGTCCCCCCGGACCGGAGCGACCGCTACGAACCGATCGACAAGCGACGGCGGGTGTTCGGGAGGCGCTGA
- a CDS encoding HEAT repeat domain-containing protein — MSLYQHARDGNAERLRDALGSDSAAVRRRAAEFLGEVGEEGDQPTIDALLRAATTDDDPEVRGAAVDALDEIGEAALQQLLKELTGGGGDSEAEWVTARKFARALKADRPELRMAAANALGRLDDASGLQPLVTALDDDDPRVRLRAAQACGTFADPRAIPGLRERLGDAEPRVRRAAANALGTIGTDEALSPLLDLLDDGDESIRRIAAGALGKASNPEPVEPLARALGDESAVVRNAAVYSVIELLSNVPTQQSHAVRDQVVSELKAADDATVVEPLVEILTEGQQSRQRRNAAWILGRVADPDASAAVEALADALADDDPQTAQFAATSLKSLGGPVVEDRLLDKLGPEHPEDARAKAVFVLGQIGGQETLNQLEEYADDDSQAVRKRVFSAVSKLRAGGP, encoded by the coding sequence ATGTCGCTGTACCAGCACGCTCGGGACGGGAACGCGGAGCGCCTCCGGGACGCGCTCGGCAGCGACAGCGCGGCCGTCCGGCGGCGCGCGGCGGAGTTCCTCGGCGAGGTCGGCGAGGAGGGCGATCAGCCGACGATCGACGCGCTGCTCCGCGCGGCGACGACGGACGACGACCCCGAGGTCCGCGGGGCCGCGGTCGACGCGCTCGACGAGATCGGCGAGGCCGCGCTCCAACAGCTCCTGAAGGAGCTGACGGGCGGCGGCGGCGACTCGGAGGCCGAGTGGGTCACCGCGCGCAAGTTCGCGCGGGCGTTGAAGGCCGACCGACCGGAGCTCCGGATGGCGGCGGCGAACGCGCTCGGCCGCCTCGACGACGCGAGCGGCCTCCAACCCCTCGTCACCGCGCTCGACGACGACGACCCCCGCGTCCGCCTCCGCGCGGCGCAGGCCTGCGGGACATTCGCCGACCCCCGGGCGATCCCGGGGCTTCGCGAGCGGCTCGGCGACGCGGAGCCCCGCGTCCGGCGCGCCGCGGCGAACGCCTTGGGCACGATCGGGACCGACGAGGCGCTGTCGCCGCTCTTGGACCTGCTCGACGACGGCGACGAGTCGATCCGCCGGATCGCGGCCGGCGCGCTCGGGAAGGCGAGCAACCCGGAGCCGGTCGAGCCGCTCGCGCGGGCGCTCGGCGACGAGAGCGCGGTCGTCCGCAACGCCGCCGTCTACTCGGTGATCGAACTGCTCTCGAACGTGCCGACCCAGCAGAGCCACGCGGTCCGCGACCAGGTGGTCTCCGAGCTGAAGGCGGCCGACGACGCGACCGTCGTCGAGCCGCTGGTCGAGATCCTCACCGAGGGCCAGCAGTCCCGCCAGCGGCGGAACGCGGCGTGGATCCTCGGGCGCGTGGCCGACCCGGACGCGTCGGCCGCGGTCGAGGCGCTCGCCGACGCGCTCGCGGACGACGACCCGCAGACCGCGCAGTTCGCGGCCACGAGCCTGAAGAGCCTCGGCGGTCCGGTCGTCGAGGACCGACTGCTCGACAAGCTCGGGCCCGAACACCCGGAGGACGCCCGCGCGAAGGCGGTGTTCGTCCTCGGACAGATCGGCGGGCAGGAGACGCTCAACCAGCTCGAAGAGTACGCCGACGACGACAGCCAGGCCGTCAGGAAGCGCGTGTTCTCGGCGGTCTCGAAGCTCCGCGCGGGGGGTCCCTAA
- a CDS encoding CheF family chemotaxis protein, which yields MAQKDGEYKITDTQAKFAVAVREGRKVSDVSWTPGRVLLSNRRLILAGNDGKRTVPLSKLERLGGRHDANQSVARVSNYVSFDLGEQVLLVAASDHEPFERDVYRALLDQKTVMAKHPAIEGGVVQDTEWEQARVKIDENGLNAALERGAFVKFDLDDISGLDAAKRTVNGEKKPVIEVSHTDDEGTSIETHVAGEPSRMRFVESWLRKGEERSSTNVDLSSRDREVLMALYSGVSPFEIPSFLGMDVDDVEETFERLVELEVVEEVRIRREVALNSRGRNIASEAMNEQ from the coding sequence ATGGCGCAGAAGGACGGCGAGTACAAGATCACGGACACGCAGGCGAAGTTCGCCGTCGCGGTCCGCGAGGGCCGCAAGGTGAGCGACGTATCGTGGACGCCCGGGCGCGTCCTCCTCTCGAACCGGCGGCTGATCCTGGCCGGCAACGACGGGAAGCGGACCGTCCCGCTGTCGAAGCTGGAGCGGCTCGGCGGGCGCCACGACGCGAACCAGTCGGTCGCGCGCGTCTCCAACTACGTGAGCTTCGACCTCGGCGAGCAGGTGCTGCTCGTCGCCGCCTCGGACCACGAGCCGTTCGAGCGCGACGTGTACCGCGCGCTCTTAGACCAGAAGACCGTGATGGCGAAACACCCCGCCATCGAGGGGGGCGTCGTCCAGGACACCGAGTGGGAGCAGGCCCGCGTGAAGATCGACGAGAACGGGCTCAACGCGGCCCTAGAGCGCGGCGCGTTCGTGAAGTTCGACCTCGACGACATCAGCGGCCTCGACGCCGCGAAGCGCACGGTGAACGGCGAGAAGAAGCCCGTCATCGAGGTGTCGCACACCGACGACGAGGGGACGAGCATCGAGACGCACGTCGCCGGCGAGCCGAGCCGGATGCGGTTCGTCGAGTCGTGGCTCCGGAAGGGCGAGGAGCGGTCGTCGACGAACGTCGACCTCTCCAGCCGCGACCGCGAGGTGCTGATGGCGCTGTACTCCGGCGTCTCGCCGTTCGAGATCCCCTCGTTCCTCGGGATGGACGTCGACGACGTGGAGGAGACGTTCGAGCGGCTCGTCGAGCTGGAGGTCGTCGAGGAGGTCCGGATCCGCCGCGAGGTCGCGCTCAACTCCCGCGGCCGCAACATCGCCAGCGAGGCGATGAACGAGCAGTAG
- a CDS encoding HAD family hydrolase, producing the protein MSYEAVLFDLDNTLYPYAPCNEAGKRAALDALRERGYELDRAAFDDLYATGRRETKRETGGTAASHSRHVYFKRGLSRHAGGPDPAGALAAGDAYWNGFLGAMSLCDGVEAVFDALDAAGTDVAVVTNLTTRVQLRKLVRLGIDDRVDLLVTSEEVGREKPSALPFTTALAELDHRPSEALAVGDNVETDISGADAVGLDSALFVADGDAPADAELSEPQRPDHRLDAFADLTEVAA; encoded by the coding sequence ATGAGCTACGAGGCAGTGCTTTTCGACCTCGACAACACGCTGTACCCGTACGCCCCCTGTAACGAGGCGGGCAAGCGGGCCGCGCTCGACGCCCTCCGCGAGCGCGGGTACGAGCTGGACCGCGCGGCGTTCGACGACCTGTACGCGACCGGGCGGCGGGAGACGAAGCGCGAGACCGGCGGCACCGCGGCCTCGCACTCCCGACACGTCTACTTCAAGCGCGGGCTGTCCCGACACGCCGGCGGGCCCGACCCCGCGGGCGCGCTGGCGGCCGGCGACGCCTACTGGAACGGCTTCCTCGGCGCGATGTCGCTCTGTGACGGCGTCGAGGCGGTCTTCGACGCCCTCGACGCGGCGGGGACCGACGTGGCGGTCGTGACGAACCTCACCACGCGGGTCCAGCTTCGCAAGCTCGTGCGCCTCGGGATCGACGACCGGGTCGACCTGCTCGTCACCTCCGAGGAGGTGGGCCGCGAGAAGCCGAGCGCGCTCCCGTTCACGACCGCGCTCGCGGAGCTCGACCACCGCCCGAGCGAGGCGCTGGCCGTCGGCGACAACGTCGAGACGGACATCTCCGGCGCCGACGCGGTCGGACTCGATTCGGCGCTGTTCGTCGCCGACGGCGACGCGCCCGCCGACGCGGAGCTCTCGGAGCCGCAGCGGCCGGACCACCGGCTCGACGCCTTCGCCGACCTGACGGAGGTGGCGGCGTGA
- a CDS encoding class II aldolase/adducin family protein, whose product MSPDGSGAGSDPDANPDLLREAREAVVAYAPALADLTPGRTGNLSVREGDRVAVTPTGVPYDSFDAVDVPVVSLDGERLAGRMAPSSEVPMHTGIYGHDRPGAIVHTHSPWATTMATLHRRLPPIHYMIAAVGREVPLADYAPYGTEELAANVVAAMAEADSDAAILANHGLVVTGPDVATAVENTRHVEDICRLYLRASAVGEPHVLTDEQMATVEERFESYGQQPDAE is encoded by the coding sequence GTGAGCCCTGACGGCTCCGGCGCCGGCTCCGACCCGGACGCGAACCCGGACCTCCTGCGCGAGGCGCGCGAGGCGGTCGTCGCGTACGCGCCGGCGCTCGCGGACCTGACGCCCGGCCGGACCGGCAACCTGAGCGTCCGCGAGGGCGACCGCGTCGCCGTCACGCCGACCGGCGTCCCGTACGACTCCTTCGACGCGGTCGACGTGCCGGTGGTCTCGCTCGACGGCGAGCGGCTCGCCGGCCGGATGGCGCCGTCGAGCGAGGTGCCGATGCACACGGGCATCTACGGACACGACCGGCCGGGCGCGATCGTCCACACCCACTCGCCGTGGGCGACCACGATGGCGACGCTCCACCGGCGGCTCCCGCCGATCCACTACATGATCGCCGCCGTGGGCCGAGAGGTCCCGCTGGCGGACTACGCGCCGTACGGCACCGAGGAGCTGGCCGCGAACGTCGTCGCCGCGATGGCCGAGGCCGACTCCGACGCCGCAATCTTAGCGAACCACGGGCTCGTCGTCACCGGCCCGGACGTGGCGACGGCGGTCGAGAACACCCGCCACGTCGAGGACATCTGCCGGCTCTACCTCCGCGCGTCGGCCGTCGGCGAGCCGCACGTCCTCACCGACGAGCAGATGGCGACGG